The Acipenser ruthenus chromosome 25, fAciRut3.2 maternal haplotype, whole genome shotgun sequence genome has a window encoding:
- the LOC117413884 gene encoding THO complex subunit 7 homolog yields the protein MGSVTDDEVIRKRLLIDGDGAGDDRRINVLLKSFIKWCNSGSQEDGYTQYQRMLGTLGQCEFSMGKTLLVYDMNLKEMENYEEIYTEIGQNLTAAHEKIAECKKEILQAKRIRKNRQEYDALAKVIQQHPDRHDTLKQLESLDKELQHLSQIKENVEDKLELRKKQFHVLLSTIQELQQTLENDEKFSDADEHQGNQMETENGH from the exons ATGGGGTCTGTGACCGATG ATGAGGTCATCCGGAAGCGGCTTCTGATTGACGGCGATGGAGCTGGTGACGATCGGCGCATTAATGTCCTATTGAAGAGCTTCATCAAGTGGTGTAATTCTGGATCCCAGGAAGACGG GTACACACAGTACCAGCGTATGTTGGGTACCCTGGGACAATGTGAATTCTCAATGGGGAAAACGTTGCTGGTCTATGACATGAACCTAAAGGAAATGGAGAACTATGAAGAAATCTACACAGAAATAG GGCAGAACTTAACAGCTGCACACGAAAAAATTGCTGAATGTAAAAAAGAAATTTTACAAGCAAAGAGAATACGAAAGAACCGGCAAG AATATGATGCgttagcaaaggtcattcagcaGCATCCTGACAGGCACGACACATTGAA GCAGCTTGAATCGCTTGACAAAGAACTGCAGCATCTGTCCCAGATAAAAGAAAATGTTGAAGACAAG cttgagcTGAGGAAGAAACAATTTCATGTTTTGCTAAGCACCATCCAGGAACTTCAACAAACATTAGAAA ATGATGAAAAGTTCTCAGACGCTGATGAACACCAAGGAAACCAAATGGAAACAGAAAATGGACACTGA
- the LOC117413814 gene encoding sentan-like has protein sequence MPKTLPISKQLASVKAFGKASDLEMATATAALVFYNSAGPDGKLSKAGAKDLLLTQFQIFTRGQETKPKYKEIFADLEVEKENKMDLEDFLVLVISLTVMSDVIQDIRNTKTSK, from the exons ATGCCTAAGAC CTTACCAATTTCCAAGCAGCTTGCTTCTGTCAAAG CTTTTGGAAAAGCCTCAGATCTAGAAATGGCGACTGCAACTGCAGCACTGGTATTTTATAACTCTGCTGGACCAGACGGCAAACTCAGCAAAGCAGGAGCAAAAGATTTATTATTGACACAATTTCAGATTTTCACAAGG GGACAAGAGACGAAACCAAAATACAAAGAAATCTTCGCTGACCTTGAAGTAGAGAAAGAGAATAAAATGGATCTAGAAGACTTCTTGGTCTTGGTAATAAGCCTGACAGTCATGTCCGATGTTATACAAGATATTCGAAATACAAAAACCTCCAAGTAA
- the LOC117413813 gene encoding synaptoporin-like isoform X1, with protein sequence MDTVDQLVSTGTFRVVKEPLGFLRILEWLFAIFAFATCGGYSGQLKVSVDCQNKTDSDLSVGIEFAYPFRLHQVYFDAPTCDGKRRERLFLIGDYSSSAEFFVTIAVFAFLYSLGATVVYIFYQNKYRENNRGPLIDFIVTVVFSFMWLVSSSAWAKGLSDVKTATDPSEVLLLMSACKVQSNKCLPLHKPVWASLNTSVVFGFLNFVLWAGNIWFVFKETGWHSSTQRYPSSTTEKQPRGYNQQSYNQGRYEQENIGQSGGTNPPGDFGQQSNYGQVGGYGQAGYAPSEPTSFAN encoded by the exons CTTTTTGCAATTTTTGCATTTGCAACATGTGGTGGTTATTCTGGACAGCTGAAAGTCAGTGTAGACTGTCAGAACAAGACAGACAGCGACCTAAGTGTTGGGATAGAGTTTGCTTACCCTTTCAG GTTGCACCAGGTGTATTTTGATGCCCCCACGTGCGATGGTAAAAGACGGGAGAGACTGTTCCTGATAGGAGACTATTCTTCTTCGGCCGAGTTCTTCGTTACCATTGCAGTCTTTGCTTTCTTGTACTCATTGGGGGCCActgttgtgtacattttttaccAGAACAAGTACAGAGAGAACAACAGGGGGCCACTTATT GATTTTATTGTGACGGTGGTGTTCTCGTTCATGTGGCTGGTGAGCTCGTCTGCCTGGGCGAAGGGTCTGTCGGATGTGAAGACCGCCACAGACCCCAGTGAGGTGCTTTTGTTAATGTCTGCATGTAAGGTGCAGTCCAACAAATGCCTTCCTCTCCATAAACCTGTATGGGCAAGTTTAAATACTTCTGTT GTCTTTGGATTCTTAAACTTTGTTCTATGGGCTGGAAATATTTGGTTTGTATTCAAGGAGACTGGATGGCATTCTTCCACCCAGAGGTATCCTTCAAGCACCACAGAAAAGCAACCAAGAGGCTATAACCAGCAATCCTACAACCAAGGCAGATATGAGCAAGAAAACATTGGCCAGTCTGGTGGTACCAATCCACCAGGAGACTTCGGTCAGCAGTCAAACTACGGCCAAGTGGGTGGCTATGGCCAGGCAGGGTATGCCCCAAGCGAGCCTACCTCCTTTGCTAATTAG
- the LOC117413813 gene encoding synaptoporin-like isoform X2 — protein MCMVIFAPLFAIFAFATCGGYSGQLKVSVDCQNKTDSDLSVGIEFAYPFRLHQVYFDAPTCDGKRRERLFLIGDYSSSAEFFVTIAVFAFLYSLGATVVYIFYQNKYRENNRGPLIDFIVTVVFSFMWLVSSSAWAKGLSDVKTATDPSEVLLLMSACKVQSNKCLPLHKPVWASLNTSVVFGFLNFVLWAGNIWFVFKETGWHSSTQRYPSSTTEKQPRGYNQQSYNQGRYEQENIGQSGGTNPPGDFGQQSNYGQVGGYGQAGYAPSEPTSFAN, from the exons CTTTTTGCAATTTTTGCATTTGCAACATGTGGTGGTTATTCTGGACAGCTGAAAGTCAGTGTAGACTGTCAGAACAAGACAGACAGCGACCTAAGTGTTGGGATAGAGTTTGCTTACCCTTTCAG GTTGCACCAGGTGTATTTTGATGCCCCCACGTGCGATGGTAAAAGACGGGAGAGACTGTTCCTGATAGGAGACTATTCTTCTTCGGCCGAGTTCTTCGTTACCATTGCAGTCTTTGCTTTCTTGTACTCATTGGGGGCCActgttgtgtacattttttaccAGAACAAGTACAGAGAGAACAACAGGGGGCCACTTATT GATTTTATTGTGACGGTGGTGTTCTCGTTCATGTGGCTGGTGAGCTCGTCTGCCTGGGCGAAGGGTCTGTCGGATGTGAAGACCGCCACAGACCCCAGTGAGGTGCTTTTGTTAATGTCTGCATGTAAGGTGCAGTCCAACAAATGCCTTCCTCTCCATAAACCTGTATGGGCAAGTTTAAATACTTCTGTT GTCTTTGGATTCTTAAACTTTGTTCTATGGGCTGGAAATATTTGGTTTGTATTCAAGGAGACTGGATGGCATTCTTCCACCCAGAGGTATCCTTCAAGCACCACAGAAAAGCAACCAAGAGGCTATAACCAGCAATCCTACAACCAAGGCAGATATGAGCAAGAAAACATTGGCCAGTCTGGTGGTACCAATCCACCAGGAGACTTCGGTCAGCAGTCAAACTACGGCCAAGTGGGTGGCTATGGCCAGGCAGGGTATGCCCCAAGCGAGCCTACCTCCTTTGCTAATTAG